In Pongo abelii isolate AG06213 chromosome 15, NHGRI_mPonAbe1-v2.0_pri, whole genome shotgun sequence, a single window of DNA contains:
- the LOC103892331 gene encoding intraflagellar transport protein 20 homolog has protein sequence MVKDILGEEGLHFDELNKLWVLDSEVTQQTIELKEECKNFVDKTGQFQKTVGGLIELVDQLAK, from the coding sequence ATGGTAAAGGACATCCTGGGTGAAGAGGGATTGCACTTTGATGAGTTGAACAAGCTGTGGGTGTTGGACTCAGAGGTTACCCAGCAGACCATAGAGCTCAAAGAAGAGTGTAAGAACTTTGTGGACAAAACTGGCCAGTTTCAGAAAACAGTTGGTGGTTTAATTGAGCTTGTTGATCAACTTGCAAAATAA